The following are encoded together in the Rhizobium sp. SSA_523 genome:
- a CDS encoding ABC transporter ATP-binding protein gives MGQLKLEKVQKFYGDFEVLKGVGLEVKNGEFVVFVGPSGCGKSTLLRMIAGLDSTSSGDIIIDGVRVNDKPPVQRGIAMVFQSYALYPHMTVFENIAFPLRVERLPDERIREKVEAVAKVLQLDQRLQQKPGMLSGGQRQRVAIGRAIVREPKIFLFDEPLSNLDAALRADMRIELSKLHQELKATMIYVTHDQVEAMTMADRIVVLNAGKIAQVGAPLELYHKPENLFVAGFIGNPKMNFLPVTCTGANEAGVTIDFGGQTITVPVAPRSDIVGKPLTLGIRPEHLRLSGGDLKITVTPTVIERLGVNTVAYASLPSGESYCALLAGSAPVRVDQPVETGIRASDCHLFDADGMALERQVDWQRLDAPDVSAA, from the coding sequence TTGGGACAGCTAAAACTCGAAAAGGTACAGAAGTTCTACGGGGACTTCGAAGTGCTGAAAGGCGTCGGCCTGGAAGTGAAGAATGGCGAATTCGTCGTCTTTGTCGGCCCCTCCGGCTGTGGCAAATCCACGCTGCTGAGGATGATCGCGGGCCTGGACTCCACCAGTTCCGGCGACATCATCATCGACGGGGTGCGCGTCAACGACAAGCCGCCGGTTCAACGCGGCATTGCCATGGTCTTCCAGTCCTACGCTTTGTATCCGCACATGACGGTTTTTGAAAACATCGCATTTCCGCTGCGGGTCGAGCGCCTGCCGGACGAACGAATCCGCGAGAAGGTGGAGGCCGTCGCCAAGGTGCTCCAGCTCGACCAGCGGCTCCAGCAGAAGCCCGGCATGTTGTCCGGCGGCCAGAGGCAGCGCGTCGCCATTGGCCGCGCTATCGTGCGCGAACCAAAGATCTTCCTGTTTGACGAGCCCTTGTCGAACCTCGATGCCGCCCTGCGGGCCGATATGCGGATCGAGCTTTCCAAGCTGCACCAGGAGCTGAAGGCCACGATGATCTATGTCACCCATGATCAGGTGGAGGCCATGACCATGGCAGACCGGATCGTGGTGCTGAATGCCGGCAAGATCGCCCAGGTCGGCGCGCCGCTGGAACTCTATCACAAGCCGGAAAACCTGTTCGTCGCGGGCTTCATCGGCAATCCGAAGATGAATTTCCTGCCGGTGACCTGCACAGGCGCCAATGAGGCGGGGGTGACGATCGATTTCGGCGGCCAGACCATCACGGTTCCGGTCGCGCCCCGCAGCGATATCGTCGGCAAGCCTCTCACGCTCGGCATCCGCCCGGAGCATCTGCGCCTCTCCGGCGGCGACCTGAAGATCACGGTCACTCCGACGGTCATCGAAAGGCTGGGCGTCAACACGGTTGCCTATGCCAGCCTGCCAAGCGGCGAAAGCTATTGTGCCTTGCTGGCCGGATCCGCGCCCGTGCGGGTAGATCAGCCGGTGGAAACCGGCATCCGCGCTTCCGATTGTCATCTTTTCGATGCCGATGGAATGGCGCTTGAGCGACAGGTGGATTGGCAGAGGCTGGACGCGCCTGACGTGTCGGCCGCCTGA
- a CDS encoding helix-turn-helix domain-containing protein, with product MRHLDLSDPDRRQEGDPHLRSLSWIDQANEPVVALARQYPAGLSVPRHSHTRAQLWFARRGIVLVSTDDQRWMIPPGHALIIPANAWHFAEMISAVEMQSLYVEPMTEKTSIPRVVEVTPLGRNLIDELVDQDTKPVTERRLALVQELLLDEFQHFPERPLGLPFPHDRKLAKLCRQFLEAPSARTSIDEWASAMGVARRSFTRHFRAQTGLSFVAWRQQACLLASLPRLAEGEAVTNVALDAGYENIAAFSTMFRRVLGRSPSTYLKSQLP from the coding sequence ATGCGTCATCTCGATCTCAGTGACCCCGATCGGCGGCAGGAGGGCGATCCCCATCTTCGCAGCCTGTCCTGGATCGATCAGGCGAATGAGCCGGTGGTGGCGCTGGCGCGGCAATATCCGGCCGGTCTGAGCGTGCCGCGTCATTCGCACACCCGCGCCCAGCTCTGGTTCGCCAGACGCGGCATCGTTCTCGTCAGCACGGATGATCAGCGCTGGATGATCCCGCCCGGCCACGCCCTGATCATCCCTGCCAATGCATGGCATTTCGCCGAAATGATCAGCGCGGTTGAGATGCAGTCGCTCTATGTCGAGCCCATGACGGAAAAGACCAGCATTCCCCGCGTGGTCGAAGTCACGCCTTTGGGTCGCAACCTCATCGACGAACTGGTCGATCAGGATACAAAGCCGGTCACGGAGCGCCGCCTGGCCCTTGTGCAGGAATTGCTGCTGGACGAGTTTCAGCATTTCCCTGAAAGACCGCTGGGACTGCCCTTTCCCCATGATCGCAAGCTGGCAAAGCTCTGTCGGCAATTCCTGGAGGCGCCCTCGGCGCGCACGAGCATCGACGAATGGGCCAGCGCCATGGGCGTGGCAAGGCGCTCGTTCACGCGGCATTTCAGGGCGCAGACCGGGCTGAGCTTCGTCGCCTGGCGTCAGCAGGCCTGTCTCCTCGCATCACTGCCGCGCCTGGCGGAGGGTGAGGCCGTGACCAATGTGGCGCTGGATGCAGGATACGAGAACATAGCGGCTTTTTCGACAATGTTTCGCCGGGTGCTGGGTCGATCACCCAGCACCTATCTCAAATCGCAGCTACCGTAA
- a CDS encoding MFS transporter — MASVTAVGGHVEKTAFSIIFAASFCHMLNDIMQSLLTSLYPLLKDNYALDFAQIGLLTFAFQVTASLLQPAVGIVTDRWPMPFSLPVAMLCTCAGLFTLAFAGHYSVLVLGACLIGIGSAIFHPEASRVARLASGGRHGLAQSFFQVGGNTGTAIGPLLAAFIVIPRGQSVLSWFSLIALLGFAVLSAVSVWTLRHRRKTAGRPAPSRTLPLPPRQVAWTLAILIVLTATKNAYLASLSSYFTFYAIHKFGVDVQQAQLLLFLFLGASAAGVFFGGPIGDRFGSRSVIWFSILGVIPFALLLPHANLFWTSILVVVIGFIFSSAFSAIVVFAQELVPGRVGLIAGLFFGFAFGFGGIGAAVLGLFADRQGIEFVYNLCSYLPLLGLLTVLLPRLPGRRQA, encoded by the coding sequence ATGGCAAGCGTCACAGCCGTCGGAGGGCACGTCGAAAAGACCGCCTTCTCCATCATCTTCGCCGCCAGCTTCTGCCATATGCTGAACGACATCATGCAGTCGCTGCTGACGTCCCTCTACCCTCTGCTCAAGGACAATTACGCGCTCGACTTTGCGCAGATCGGCCTGCTCACCTTCGCCTTCCAGGTCACGGCCTCGCTGCTCCAGCCGGCAGTCGGCATCGTCACAGATCGCTGGCCCATGCCGTTTTCGCTGCCGGTCGCCATGCTGTGCACCTGTGCGGGATTGTTCACGCTGGCCTTTGCCGGGCATTACTCCGTCCTGGTGCTGGGCGCCTGCCTAATCGGCATAGGCTCGGCGATCTTCCATCCCGAAGCCTCCCGCGTGGCACGCCTGGCCTCCGGCGGCCGCCATGGACTGGCGCAGTCCTTCTTCCAGGTCGGCGGCAATACCGGCACGGCGATCGGGCCGCTGCTCGCCGCCTTCATCGTCATTCCGCGTGGGCAATCCGTGCTGAGCTGGTTTTCGCTGATTGCGCTGCTCGGTTTTGCCGTTCTCTCCGCCGTCAGCGTCTGGACTTTGCGCCATCGTCGCAAGACCGCCGGTCGCCCCGCCCCCAGCCGCACCCTGCCGCTGCCGCCCCGGCAGGTCGCCTGGACGCTCGCCATCCTGATCGTGCTCACAGCCACGAAAAACGCCTATCTCGCGAGCCTTTCCAGCTATTTCACCTTTTACGCGATCCACAAATTCGGCGTTGATGTACAGCAGGCCCAGCTTCTTCTGTTCCTCTTCCTCGGCGCCTCGGCAGCCGGCGTATTCTTTGGCGGCCCCATTGGCGACCGATTCGGCTCACGAAGCGTCATCTGGTTCTCCATCCTCGGCGTCATACCCTTCGCGCTGCTGCTGCCGCATGCCAACCTGTTCTGGACGTCGATCCTGGTGGTGGTGATCGGCTTCATCTTCTCTTCCGCCTTCTCGGCCATCGTCGTCTTCGCGCAGGAACTGGTGCCGGGTAGGGTCGGCCTGATCGCCGGTCTGTTCTTCGGCTTTGCCTTCGGCTTTGGCGGCATCGGTGCAGCGGTGCTCGGCCTGTTCGCCGATCGGCAAGGCATAGAATTCGTCTATAACCTCTGCTCCTACCTGCCGCTGCTCGGCCTGTTGACCGTGCTTCTGCCGCGCTTGCCGGGCCGCCGGCAAGCGTGA
- a CDS encoding D-TA family PLP-dependent enzyme gives MSCDEPSLPPFPKPAPGDRLEDLSTPLPVIDEDTLSANIARVQAYMDAHGLGFRPHIKTHKIPSLARAQVDAGAKGINCQKVTEAEIFAAAGFQDILITFNIVGEQKLARLAALNERMSDLKVVADSLETVDGLAAFFAHRKPLTVLVECDTGGGRCGVQSPAEAVALARRIVISESLSFGGLVTYPKPNTEQAVDRFFRQAMADLAAEGIECPIRSHGGTPSLYSAHLVTAATEHRAGTYIYNDRSMVRAGHCGFEDCAMQILATVVSRPTPDRAIIDAGSKALTSDLLGFADYGHILDYPDARITTLSEEHGTVDLKDVRGRRPDIGERIRIIPNHTCVVSNLFDVMTFHRNGVVTRVEDVAARGLVW, from the coding sequence ATGTCATGTGACGAACCATCACTGCCGCCCTTTCCGAAGCCGGCACCGGGCGACCGGCTGGAGGATCTGTCGACCCCCTTGCCGGTGATCGACGAGGACACGCTCTCAGCCAATATCGCCCGCGTACAGGCCTATATGGATGCGCATGGACTAGGGTTTCGGCCGCATATCAAGACTCACAAGATCCCTTCGCTGGCGAGGGCGCAGGTGGATGCCGGCGCCAAGGGCATCAACTGCCAGAAAGTCACCGAAGCCGAGATCTTCGCCGCGGCCGGTTTCCAGGATATCCTCATCACCTTCAACATCGTCGGCGAACAGAAGCTTGCCCGGCTTGCCGCCCTCAACGAGCGCATGTCCGACCTGAAAGTGGTCGCGGACAGCTTGGAGACAGTGGATGGGCTTGCCGCCTTCTTTGCCCATCGTAAGCCGCTGACAGTTCTGGTGGAGTGCGACACAGGCGGCGGGCGATGCGGTGTGCAGAGCCCTGCGGAGGCGGTTGCTCTCGCCCGGCGGATCGTCATCAGCGAAAGCCTCTCCTTCGGCGGATTGGTGACCTATCCGAAACCGAACACGGAACAGGCGGTCGATCGATTTTTCCGTCAAGCCATGGCTGACCTGGCGGCGGAGGGTATCGAATGCCCGATCCGATCGCATGGCGGAACGCCGAGCCTCTATTCCGCCCATCTGGTCACGGCTGCGACGGAACATCGCGCAGGCACCTATATCTACAATGATCGCTCCATGGTCCGCGCCGGCCATTGCGGCTTCGAGGATTGTGCCATGCAGATCCTCGCGACCGTCGTATCGCGTCCGACGCCCGATCGCGCCATCATCGATGCGGGATCCAAGGCTCTGACATCCGATCTGCTCGGTTTTGCCGATTACGGCCATATCCTCGACTATCCCGATGCCCGCATCACCACGCTTTCGGAAGAGCACGGAACCGTGGATCTCAAGGACGTGCGGGGGCGCCGGCCGGACATTGGCGAGCGCATCCGCATCATTCCCAACCACACCTGCGTTGTCTCCAACCTATTCGATGTCATGACCTTTCACCGGAACGGCGTCGTGACACGGGTGGAGGATGTGGCGGCGCGCGGCTTGGTCTGGTAA
- a CDS encoding M81 family metallopeptidase, whose protein sequence is MRIFTAALATETNTFSPICVDRRAFEESLYAPPGQHPETPTLCTAPLTVGRRVCAVKGWTLIEGTAAWADPAGLVNRLAYESLRDEILNQLTSALPVDAVVLGLHGAMVADGYIDPEGDLLTRIREIVGPEILVCAELDPHSHLTQKRVAAADFFVVFKEFPHTDFVDRAEDLWAIAVDTLEGRVQPVMSVFDCRMIDVFPTSREPMRSFVDRLKTIEASDPDVLSLSVIHGFMAGDVPEMGTKMIAVTNGKREKGDQLARSLGLDLYARRGTYMMPWIDETQAVSEALDLVRGGANGPVVIADMWDNPGGGTAGDATVILEELLARGATNVAIGMIWDPIAVQICMAAGEGAEIPLRFGAKSAPGTGHPVDGLVTVMKLTPDAQMRFGDSIAPFGDAAHIRLKGIDVILSSVRVQSYDPSLFTALGINPLEKDILVIKSTNHFYAAFSKIAANILYCSAGTPYPNNPATNPYRRVRRDIWPIMADPHGTEAA, encoded by the coding sequence GTGCGCATATTCACCGCCGCCCTCGCCACCGAGACCAACACGTTTTCGCCGATCTGCGTCGACCGGCGCGCTTTTGAGGAATCGCTCTACGCGCCGCCGGGTCAGCATCCGGAAACGCCGACCCTGTGCACCGCGCCGCTTACGGTCGGGCGGCGGGTCTGCGCCGTCAAAGGCTGGACGCTGATCGAGGGGACTGCCGCCTGGGCCGATCCGGCCGGTCTGGTCAACCGGCTTGCCTATGAAAGCCTGCGAGACGAGATCCTGAACCAGCTCACATCGGCGCTGCCCGTCGATGCTGTCGTGCTCGGCCTCCATGGCGCGATGGTGGCGGATGGCTATATCGATCCTGAAGGCGATCTTCTGACCCGTATCCGGGAGATCGTCGGCCCCGAAATTCTCGTGTGTGCCGAACTCGACCCTCACAGCCATCTGACGCAAAAGCGCGTCGCAGCAGCCGATTTCTTCGTCGTCTTCAAGGAGTTTCCGCATACTGATTTCGTTGATCGTGCCGAGGACCTCTGGGCGATCGCGGTCGACACCCTGGAAGGCCGAGTTCAGCCGGTCATGTCCGTGTTCGACTGCCGCATGATCGACGTCTTTCCCACGTCGCGTGAGCCGATGCGCAGCTTCGTCGACCGCTTGAAGACGATTGAAGCAAGTGATCCGGATGTCCTGTCGCTCTCAGTCATCCACGGTTTCATGGCGGGCGACGTTCCGGAAATGGGCACGAAGATGATTGCCGTGACGAATGGCAAGCGCGAAAAGGGCGATCAGCTCGCCCGCAGCCTCGGCCTCGACCTCTATGCCCGGCGGGGCACGTACATGATGCCCTGGATCGATGAGACGCAGGCGGTTTCCGAGGCGCTGGATCTGGTCCGCGGCGGCGCAAACGGTCCTGTCGTGATTGCCGATATGTGGGACAATCCGGGCGGCGGAACAGCCGGCGATGCCACCGTCATTCTGGAAGAGCTCCTGGCACGTGGGGCCACCAATGTCGCGATTGGCATGATCTGGGATCCGATCGCCGTGCAGATCTGCATGGCGGCGGGGGAGGGTGCGGAGATCCCGCTGCGCTTCGGTGCGAAGTCCGCGCCCGGCACCGGTCATCCTGTCGATGGGCTGGTGACGGTGATGAAGCTGACGCCGGATGCGCAGATGCGGTTCGGAGACAGTATCGCACCGTTCGGCGATGCGGCGCATATCCGGCTGAAAGGGATCGATGTCATCCTGAGCTCGGTGCGGGTGCAGAGCTATGATCCGTCACTCTTCACCGCGCTTGGCATCAATCCCTTGGAGAAGGACATTCTGGTCATCAAATCGACCAATCATTTCTATGCCGCCTTCTCCAAGATCGCCGCCAATATCCTTTATTGTTCGGCCGGCACGCCCTATCCCAACAATCCGGCGACCAACCCGTACCGGCGGGTCAGGCGCGATATCTGGCCGATCATGGCCGACCCGCATGGAACAGAGGCCGCCTGA
- a CDS encoding RidA family protein: MSIKRYGAEKAGAGGQRLPFARAVEADGWLHVSGQVAMEDGEIITGGIVEQSHKAIGNLIAILHEAGYGVEHVVRCGVWLDDPRDFWSFNKIYQGYFGEHPPARACVQASMMVDCKVEIDCIAYKPKV; the protein is encoded by the coding sequence ATGTCGATCAAGCGTTACGGGGCCGAAAAGGCCGGTGCGGGTGGCCAGCGTCTCCCCTTTGCCAGGGCCGTCGAAGCGGATGGCTGGCTGCATGTCTCGGGCCAGGTCGCCATGGAAGATGGCGAGATCATCACGGGCGGCATTGTCGAGCAATCGCACAAGGCGATCGGCAATCTCATCGCCATCCTGCACGAGGCCGGCTACGGCGTGGAGCATGTCGTACGCTGCGGGGTCTGGCTGGACGATCCGCGGGATTTCTGGAGCTTCAACAAGATCTACCAAGGCTATTTCGGCGAACATCCGCCGGCGCGCGCCTGCGTGCAGGCAAGCATGATGGTTGACTGCAAGGTTGAGATCGACTGCATAGCCTACAAACCAAAGGTTTGA
- a CDS encoding MurR/RpiR family transcriptional regulator, which produces MDIFALLQEERGQFSAAEQKIADILLGDFDFAVNASIIELAEKADVSPPTVTRFCRRLGCQNFADFKVRLAKSAFVGVRYLNPEAKSTQPADVAEDVITKAQNALFLIHRALDPAVLEKAADRLSRADMIYAFGSGGNSSMIANEFQNRLFRLGSRVTASSDHNMQLMFTAAAHSNDVLVGSSFSGRNHELIRCFKLANENGISTIALTQSGSEVANAAEVVIGIDLPEGDNIYRPTSTRFAFLAVVDVLASLVAYRNRKLSTVTLRHIKQQLVEHRDGDDRQILGD; this is translated from the coding sequence ATGGACATATTCGCCTTACTGCAGGAAGAACGCGGCCAGTTCTCTGCCGCCGAACAGAAGATCGCCGATATCCTGCTCGGTGACTTCGACTTTGCGGTGAATGCCTCGATCATCGAACTGGCGGAGAAGGCGGACGTCTCGCCACCCACCGTGACCCGCTTCTGCCGCAGGCTCGGCTGTCAGAATTTTGCGGATTTCAAAGTCCGCCTGGCTAAGTCGGCCTTTGTCGGCGTGCGGTATCTCAATCCGGAAGCCAAGAGCACCCAACCGGCAGATGTCGCCGAGGATGTCATCACCAAGGCGCAGAATGCGCTCTTTCTCATCCACCGGGCGCTCGATCCCGCAGTGCTGGAAAAGGCCGCCGACCGGCTGTCGCGGGCCGATATGATCTATGCCTTCGGCTCCGGCGGCAATTCGTCGATGATCGCAAACGAGTTTCAGAACCGGCTCTTCAGGCTGGGATCGAGGGTCACCGCCAGCAGCGATCACAACATGCAGCTGATGTTCACCGCCGCGGCCCATTCCAACGATGTTCTCGTCGGTTCGTCCTTTTCCGGGCGCAACCATGAGCTCATCCGCTGCTTCAAACTTGCGAACGAGAACGGCATCAGCACGATCGCGCTCACCCAGAGCGGCAGCGAGGTTGCCAATGCCGCCGAAGTGGTGATCGGCATCGACCTGCCGGAGGGCGACAATATCTACCGCCCGACCTCCACGCGGTTTGCCTTTCTGGCCGTCGTGGACGTGCTGGCAAGCCTTGTCGCCTATCGCAACCGCAAGCTCTCCACCGTCACTCTTCGTCATATCAAACAGCAGCTTGTCGAACACCGGGATGGTGACGACCGGCAAATTCTTGGAGATTAG